In the genome of Kitasatospora cineracea, one region contains:
- a CDS encoding 3-oxoacyl-[acyl-carrier-protein] synthase III C-terminal domain-containing protein gives MTALEAVAVHLPPVAEPIELVGERLGLTGRQISLFRRFHGLDQVRVDPDGDLTDLLTAAAKALAPLRGNEHRVKYVLHARSLPIAAPYPHNPLHDALGRLGLTHARALTITHHACAGSLLALDVAGRLLAADPDPAATALILAGEKTFTRDARIVPDTALFGEGAAACLVRAGGERDRVLSYAVDQHGEFDGRLAEDPELMLEYQRSYPELMTAVMEAALEEAGESWDSIRLLLPHNVNQISWKRICRRTGYPPDRVVLDNVPAVGHSFAADILLNHHTATTRGLLRRGDRYLVAASGIGATFAAMVLQH, from the coding sequence GTGACCGCTCTGGAGGCAGTCGCCGTCCACCTGCCGCCCGTCGCCGAACCGATCGAACTGGTCGGGGAGCGCCTGGGACTGACAGGACGTCAGATCAGCTTGTTCCGCCGGTTCCACGGCCTGGACCAGGTCAGGGTGGACCCCGACGGAGACCTGACCGACCTGCTCACCGCCGCAGCGAAGGCCCTGGCCCCGCTGCGCGGCAACGAACACCGCGTGAAGTACGTGCTGCACGCGCGCAGCCTGCCGATCGCGGCACCCTACCCGCACAACCCGCTGCACGACGCGCTCGGCCGTCTGGGGCTGACGCACGCCCGTGCCCTCACCATCACCCACCACGCCTGCGCCGGCTCGCTGCTGGCCCTGGACGTGGCCGGCCGGCTGCTGGCGGCAGACCCGGACCCCGCGGCGACGGCGCTGATCCTGGCGGGCGAGAAGACCTTCACCCGGGACGCCCGCATCGTCCCGGACACCGCCCTGTTCGGCGAAGGGGCGGCGGCCTGCCTGGTGCGGGCCGGAGGCGAACGCGACCGCGTGCTGTCCTACGCGGTCGACCAGCACGGCGAGTTCGACGGGCGGCTCGCCGAGGACCCGGAGCTGATGCTGGAGTACCAGCGCAGCTACCCGGAACTGATGACGGCCGTGATGGAAGCCGCACTGGAGGAGGCCGGCGAGAGCTGGGACTCGATCCGGCTGCTGCTGCCGCACAACGTCAACCAGATCTCCTGGAAACGGATCTGCCGCCGGACCGGGTACCCGCCCGACCGCGTGGTGCTGGACAACGTCCCGGCGGTGGGGCACAGCTTCGCCGCCGACATCCTGCTCAACCACCACACCGCCACCACCCGCGGCCTGCTCCGCCGCGGCGACCGCTACCTGGTCGCCGCGTCCGGGATCGGCGCGACCTTCGCCGCCATGGTGCTCCAGCACTGA
- a CDS encoding glycosyltransferase, with the protein MSAPAVPLRLLIVVPPLAGHLLPARALALAWAARGHEVSWVGPEPALRPVLGPDAVVHPTGARLFREQAVGGAAAVRSLWEGFVVPHTRFTLGTVRRAVAQWRPDVVLVDQHSPAGALAAHGAGVPWASFAPSSLEIGDPLDGVPSEEGGGSDNGGGGLAGWRDGVLRGLWERAGLPAGQYTDPRFSPGLVVATGSAALLGLDAAAVPAAYALVGPLLAERPEPPFPWERLDPARRRVLVTMGTLSAEVAGGFLDRTAAALAELPDVQAVVAAPGEAVLPPGAIGCARVPVLELLERGAVDAVLCHGGMNTVGESLVHGRPLVLAPIRHDQPVTAGRLAALGAAVRVDFATATSDQLRAALRAVLDRPGYRDAAALLGRQLRSGGGAVAAAERLERFARAPHRTGPA; encoded by the coding sequence ATGTCCGCTCCCGCCGTTCCGCTGCGCCTGCTGATCGTGGTGCCCCCGCTGGCCGGGCACCTGCTGCCGGCCCGGGCGCTGGCCCTGGCCTGGGCCGCGCGCGGGCACGAGGTGTCCTGGGTGGGGCCGGAGCCGGCGCTGCGGCCGGTGCTCGGGCCGGACGCGGTGGTGCATCCGACCGGCGCCCGGCTGTTCCGCGAGCAGGCGGTGGGCGGGGCGGCGGCGGTGCGCTCGCTCTGGGAGGGCTTCGTGGTGCCGCACACCCGGTTCACCCTGGGCACGGTGCGGCGGGCCGTCGCGCAGTGGCGGCCGGACGTGGTGCTGGTCGACCAGCACAGCCCGGCGGGCGCGCTGGCCGCGCACGGCGCGGGCGTGCCGTGGGCGAGCTTCGCGCCGTCCTCGCTGGAGATCGGCGACCCGCTGGACGGCGTTCCGTCGGAGGAAGGCGGCGGCAGCGACAACGGCGGCGGCGGGCTGGCCGGTTGGCGGGACGGGGTGCTGCGCGGCCTGTGGGAGCGGGCCGGGCTGCCCGCCGGGCAGTACACCGATCCGCGCTTCTCCCCCGGCCTGGTGGTCGCCACCGGCAGCGCCGCCCTGCTCGGCCTGGACGCCGCGGCCGTCCCGGCGGCGTACGCACTGGTCGGCCCGCTGCTCGCGGAGCGGCCCGAACCGCCGTTCCCGTGGGAGCGGTTGGACCCGGCGCGGCGCCGGGTGCTGGTCACCATGGGGACGCTGTCCGCCGAGGTGGCGGGCGGTTTCCTGGACCGGACGGCGGCCGCGCTGGCCGAACTCCCGGACGTGCAGGCGGTGGTGGCCGCCCCCGGGGAGGCCGTGCTGCCGCCGGGCGCGATCGGGTGCGCGCGCGTTCCGGTGCTGGAACTGCTTGAGCGCGGGGCGGTGGACGCCGTACTGTGCCACGGCGGGATGAACACCGTCGGCGAATCCCTCGTCCACGGCAGGCCGTTGGTCCTCGCCCCGATCCGGCACGACCAGCCGGTGACCGCCGGACGGCTGGCCGCACTGGGTGCGGCCGTCCGGGTCGACTTCGCCACCGCCACCTCCGACCAGCTGCGTGCGGCGCTGCGCGCCGTCCTCGACCGGCCCGGGTACCGGGACGCGGCCGCGCTGCTGGGCCGTCAACTGCGGTCCGGCGGCGGTGCGGTGGCGGCCGCCGAGCGGCTGGAGCGGTTCGCGCGCGCACCGCACCGGACCGGCCCCGCCTGA
- a CDS encoding ATP-binding cassette domain-containing protein, producing the protein MTKGLRKSFQPRRGAAAVDAVRGIDLNVAEGEIYGLLGPNGAGKTTTLRMLATLLVPDGGAATVAGADLRAEPGEVRRRIGYVAQGGGTTDQATAREELVLQARMYGIRKAEAVRRAEQGLAAFGLTEFGDRVCKTYSGGQRRRLDLALGVVHRPGVLFLDEPTVGLDPRSRAQVWAEVRRLREQGMTVLLTTHYLDEADALCDRIGIVDNGGIVTEGTPEELKRKISGDSVTIGLPEAGATDRAERELAELPCVQRLEALPDGDGLRLHVDSAATAIPQLLRTLAAAGLEPEHVQLQRPSLDDVFLALTGRALVHSG; encoded by the coding sequence GTGACCAAGGGGCTGCGCAAGTCCTTCCAGCCCCGCCGCGGCGCCGCCGCCGTCGACGCGGTGCGCGGCATCGACCTGAACGTCGCGGAGGGCGAGATCTACGGCCTCCTCGGCCCGAACGGCGCAGGCAAGACCACCACGCTGCGCATGCTCGCCACCCTGCTCGTCCCCGACGGCGGCGCGGCCACCGTGGCCGGCGCCGACCTGCGCGCCGAGCCCGGCGAGGTCCGCCGCCGGATCGGCTACGTCGCCCAGGGCGGCGGCACCACCGACCAGGCCACCGCCCGCGAGGAACTCGTCCTGCAGGCCCGGATGTACGGCATCCGCAAGGCCGAGGCCGTCCGGCGCGCCGAACAGGGCCTGGCCGCCTTCGGCCTGACCGAGTTCGGCGACCGGGTCTGCAAGACGTACTCGGGCGGCCAGCGCCGCCGCCTCGACCTGGCGCTCGGCGTCGTCCACCGCCCCGGCGTGCTGTTCCTGGACGAGCCGACCGTCGGGCTCGACCCGCGCAGCCGCGCCCAGGTATGGGCCGAGGTCCGCCGCCTGCGCGAGCAGGGCATGACGGTGCTGCTGACCACCCACTACCTGGACGAGGCCGACGCCCTGTGCGACCGGATCGGCATCGTCGACAACGGCGGCATCGTCACCGAGGGCACCCCCGAGGAACTCAAGCGGAAGATCTCCGGCGACTCCGTCACCATCGGCCTGCCCGAGGCCGGGGCCACCGACCGCGCCGAGCGCGAGCTGGCCGAACTCCCCTGCGTGCAGCGTCTGGAGGCACTGCCGGACGGGGACGGGCTGCGCCTGCACGTGGACTCCGCGGCCACCGCGATCCCGCAGCTGCTGCGCACCCTGGCCGCGGCCGGCCTGGAGCCGGAGCACGTCCAGTTGCAGCGCCCCAGCCTGGACGACGTGTTCCTGGCCCTGACCGGCCGCGCGCTGGTCCACAGCGGCTGA
- a CDS encoding ABC transporter permease: MKLARDTWLVYQRQLLLMARSPVWIAVGLLQPLCYLLLFAPLLTSALAASGAHSTADAYRIYVPGLLSALALMGGLFTGFTLLGELHAGVIERSRVTPVSRVALLLGRALRETTALLIQSVLIAVLAIPFGLTVGLADLLLALAMLALMALMASSVSYGLALLVPTDAALGPVVNTIAQPLALLSGTLLPIALAPVWLRTAASWNPCYWAVEGMRALFAGHLDAPEVWRGLLLTALLMAVAVAWSARLFAQRIR, from the coding sequence GTGAAGCTCGCCCGCGACACCTGGCTGGTCTACCAGCGCCAACTCCTCCTGATGGCCCGCTCCCCCGTGTGGATCGCCGTCGGACTGCTCCAACCCCTGTGCTACCTGCTGCTGTTCGCCCCGCTGCTGACCTCCGCGCTGGCCGCGTCCGGCGCGCACAGCACCGCCGACGCCTACCGGATCTACGTGCCCGGGCTGCTGTCCGCGCTGGCCCTGATGGGCGGCCTGTTCACCGGTTTCACCCTGCTGGGCGAGCTGCACGCGGGCGTCATCGAGCGGTCCCGGGTGACGCCGGTCAGCCGGGTCGCCCTGCTGCTGGGCCGGGCGCTGCGGGAGACCACGGCGCTGCTGATCCAGTCGGTGCTGATCGCCGTGCTGGCGATCCCGTTCGGCCTGACCGTGGGCCTGGCCGACCTGCTGCTGGCGCTGGCGATGCTGGCGCTGATGGCCCTGATGGCCTCCTCGGTCTCCTACGGGCTGGCCCTGCTGGTGCCCACCGACGCGGCGCTGGGCCCGGTGGTCAACACCATCGCGCAGCCGCTGGCGCTGCTCTCCGGAACCCTGCTGCCGATCGCGCTGGCCCCGGTCTGGCTGCGCACCGCCGCGTCCTGGAACCCCTGCTACTGGGCGGTGGAGGGCATGCGCGCCCTGTTCGCCGGGCACCTGGACGCCCCCGAGGTGTGGCGCGGCCTGCTGCTGACGGCGCTGCTGATGGCCGTCGCGGTGGCCTGGTCGGCGCGGCTGTTCGCCCAGCGGATCCGCTGA
- a CDS encoding PLP-dependent aminotransferase family protein, whose amino-acid sequence MTRVLHLADLHGSLADPLLDAMTFLNEVTGRYPEAVSFAPGRPHEEFFDPGDIPKHLDTYLRHLREERGLTESQVRQEVFQYGRTKGLIAPLIARALAADEGIDVDPEALVVTVGAQEGMLLVLRALCAGPDDVLLVSAPCYVGVTGAARLLDLTVHPVPEAGRDGGLDPEALAAAVRELRAAGKRPRACYVVPDFANPSGASLDEPARHRLLAVAEETGVLLIEDNPYGFFGRTADPRPTLKALDGDRGNVVYLGSFAKTCFPGARVGYVVADQRVAAPDGREDLLADELAKLKSMTTVNTSALAQAVIGGMLLDGGLRLRDANEPARRFYARNMDTLLAELETAFRDVPGVSWNHPDGGFFAVVTVPFRADARALDACARKHGVLWTPMDGFHPGGGGEHQLRLSCSYLAPDRIADGVRRLAAFVKERLPEGG is encoded by the coding sequence GTGACCCGGGTGCTGCACCTCGCCGACCTGCACGGCTCGCTGGCCGATCCGCTGCTGGACGCGATGACCTTCCTCAACGAGGTCACCGGCCGCTACCCCGAGGCGGTCTCCTTCGCCCCCGGCCGCCCGCACGAGGAGTTCTTCGACCCGGGCGACATCCCGAAGCACCTGGACACCTACCTGCGCCACCTGCGCGAGGAACGCGGCCTGACGGAGAGCCAGGTCCGCCAGGAGGTGTTCCAGTACGGGCGCACCAAGGGCCTGATCGCCCCGCTGATCGCCCGCGCCCTGGCCGCCGACGAAGGCATCGACGTCGACCCCGAGGCGCTGGTGGTCACCGTCGGCGCCCAGGAGGGCATGCTGCTGGTGCTGCGCGCCCTGTGCGCCGGGCCGGACGACGTGCTGCTGGTCTCCGCGCCCTGCTACGTCGGCGTCACCGGCGCCGCCCGGCTGCTCGACCTCACCGTGCACCCCGTCCCGGAGGCCGGGCGCGACGGCGGACTCGACCCCGAGGCGCTGGCCGCGGCCGTCCGCGAGCTGCGCGCCGCCGGGAAACGCCCCCGGGCCTGCTACGTCGTCCCCGACTTCGCCAACCCCAGCGGCGCCAGCCTGGACGAACCGGCCCGCCACCGGCTGCTGGCGGTGGCCGAGGAGACCGGCGTCCTGCTGATCGAGGACAACCCGTACGGCTTCTTCGGCCGCACCGCCGACCCCCGCCCCACCCTCAAGGCCCTGGACGGCGACCGCGGCAACGTGGTCTACCTCGGCTCCTTCGCCAAGACCTGCTTCCCCGGCGCCCGGGTCGGCTACGTGGTCGCCGACCAGCGGGTGGCCGCACCGGACGGCCGCGAGGACCTGCTCGCCGACGAGCTCGCCAAGCTCAAGAGCATGACCACCGTCAACACCTCGGCCCTCGCCCAGGCCGTCATCGGCGGCATGCTGCTGGACGGCGGACTGCGCCTGCGGGACGCCAACGAGCCCGCCCGGCGCTTCTACGCCCGCAACATGGACACCCTGCTGGCCGAGCTGGAGACGGCCTTCCGGGACGTCCCCGGCGTCTCCTGGAACCACCCCGACGGCGGCTTCTTCGCCGTCGTCACGGTGCCGTTCCGGGCCGACGCCCGGGCCCTCGACGCGTGCGCCCGCAAGCACGGCGTGCTGTGGACGCCGATGGACGGCTTCCACCCCGGAGGGGGCGGCGAACACCAACTGCGGCTCTCCTGCTCCTACCTGGCGCCGGACCGGATCGCGGACGGGGTGAGGCGGTTGGCCGCCTTCGTCAAGGAGCGGCTGCCGGAAGGCGGCTGA
- a CDS encoding alpha/beta hydrolase yields MPLHPQAEAMRARRAATGTPPLYTRSLAEARAADLADLRAATGAGEEVHHVEEFTVDGPGGPLALRHYRPAPRPADAAPGPALLYLYGGGWALGSLDTGDPVCRALANATGADVLAVGYRHAPEHRFPAAVHDCWAALDWIARHAPELGLDPARIAVGGDSAGGNLAAALTLLARERGGPAILHQLLVYPNTDHRVPPPGTDDDPALFNRHSVAWYWDHYLADPADAADPLASPLRAPSLAGLPPATVLTAEYDPLREEGEEYAEALRAAGVPVELRRYDGMPHGFFAMPGVLDDGRAAQLFAAERLLAAYRAAEQQR; encoded by the coding sequence ATGCCGCTGCACCCCCAGGCCGAGGCGATGCGGGCCCGCCGCGCCGCCACCGGCACCCCGCCGCTGTACACCCGCAGCCTCGCCGAGGCCCGCGCCGCCGACCTCGCCGACCTGCGGGCCGCCACCGGAGCGGGCGAAGAAGTCCACCACGTCGAGGAGTTCACCGTCGACGGCCCCGGCGGCCCGCTCGCCCTGCGCCACTACCGGCCCGCCCCCCGCCCGGCGGACGCCGCCCCCGGCCCCGCCCTGCTCTACCTGTACGGCGGCGGCTGGGCGCTCGGCTCCCTCGACACCGGCGACCCGGTCTGCCGCGCCCTGGCCAACGCCACCGGCGCCGACGTGCTCGCCGTCGGCTACCGGCACGCCCCCGAGCACCGCTTCCCCGCCGCCGTCCACGACTGCTGGGCCGCCCTCGACTGGATCGCCCGCCACGCACCCGAGTTGGGCCTCGACCCGGCCCGGATCGCGGTCGGCGGCGACAGCGCGGGCGGCAACCTGGCCGCCGCCCTCACCCTGCTGGCCCGCGAACGCGGCGGCCCCGCGATCCTGCACCAGCTGCTGGTCTACCCCAACACCGACCATCGCGTCCCGCCCCCCGGGACGGACGACGACCCGGCGCTGTTCAACCGGCACTCGGTCGCCTGGTACTGGGACCACTACCTGGCCGACCCGGCCGACGCCGCCGACCCGCTGGCCTCCCCGCTGCGCGCCCCCTCGCTGGCCGGCCTGCCGCCCGCCACCGTGCTCACCGCCGAGTACGACCCGCTGCGCGAGGAGGGCGAGGAGTACGCCGAAGCCCTGCGCGCCGCGGGCGTCCCGGTCGAACTGCGCCGCTACGACGGCATGCCGCACGGCTTCTTCGCCATGCCCGGCGTGCTGGACGACGGCCGGGCGGCCCAACTCTTCGCCGCCGAACGGCTGCTGGCCGCCTACCGGGCCGCGGAGCAGCAGCGGTGA
- a CDS encoding class I SAM-dependent methyltransferase, translated as MTHTESPAPGTPAVNLSAPPATVTAPAAELFADWDWEDPDGLEARTDAFTDDLARCTSIELVRPEPPHTHQDFRELGVTGIEFAAFRTRHPQGLGTDLVGLHTDADTHADADADADAEGAVAATRPGPVYRIDGSSLYTRLDIGRPLPFADRSVDWVYAEHLIEHVPLGTAVAWLAEVRRVLRPGGLLRITTPDLAKYVTGYLDDREQFFRRHRRRLRTMRVGPPMPERRAFMLNQIFYHFGHRWIYDEAELRYVLDRAGYGAFTVVRREFQTGARPDVAALDTAFRKDESIYLEAVAPDAAPGGPH; from the coding sequence GTGACGCACACCGAATCCCCCGCCCCCGGCACCCCCGCCGTGAACCTTTCAGCGCCCCCGGCCACCGTCACCGCGCCCGCCGCGGAGCTGTTCGCGGACTGGGACTGGGAGGACCCCGACGGCCTGGAGGCCCGCACCGACGCGTTCACCGACGACCTCGCCCGGTGCACCTCGATCGAGCTGGTCCGCCCCGAACCGCCGCACACCCACCAGGACTTCCGCGAGCTCGGCGTCACCGGCATCGAGTTCGCCGCGTTCCGCACCCGCCACCCGCAGGGCCTCGGCACCGACCTGGTCGGCCTGCACACCGACGCCGACACCCACGCGGACGCTGACGCCGACGCGGACGCCGAGGGCGCCGTCGCCGCCACCCGCCCCGGCCCGGTCTACCGGATCGACGGCAGCAGCCTGTACACCCGCCTCGACATCGGCCGGCCGCTCCCGTTCGCCGACCGCAGCGTCGACTGGGTGTACGCCGAGCACCTGATCGAGCACGTCCCGCTCGGCACCGCCGTCGCCTGGCTGGCGGAGGTGCGCCGCGTCCTGCGCCCCGGCGGCCTGCTCCGGATCACCACCCCGGACCTCGCCAAGTACGTCACCGGCTACCTCGACGACCGCGAGCAGTTCTTCCGCCGCCACCGCCGCCGCCTGCGCACCATGCGGGTCGGGCCGCCGATGCCGGAGCGCCGGGCCTTCATGCTGAACCAGATCTTCTACCATTTCGGCCACCGCTGGATCTACGACGAAGCCGAACTGCGGTACGTTCTGGACCGCGCCGGTTACGGCGCGTTCACCGTCGTACGACGGGAGTTCCAGACCGGCGCCCGACCGGACGTCGCCGCCCTCGACACCGCCTTCCGCAAGGACGAGTCGATCTACCTGGAGGCCGTCGCCCCCGACGCCGCCCCCGGAGGACCGCACTGA
- a CDS encoding alpha-hydroxy acid oxidase encodes MVPLTLAEHGALAKARLPAVIWDFFDGAAGSEWTARANRDAWQQHLLRPRVLVDVSAPDCRTELFGDRLAAPYGVAPMAYHGLAHPDAECATARAAAAAGALLVASIFAGRTLEAIAEAAPDGTRWLQLYWLRDREALAALVRRAEAAGYRALVLTVDAPKVGRRLRDLRNAFALPPGMTAANLAARLTSSAGRAEAGRSGIEEHSRQQFDPTVTWADLAWLRRRTTLPLLLKGVLTAEDARLAVEHGVDGLVVSNHGGRQLDGTPPAPDALAEVVAAVPADLPVLVDGGLRHGADLAKALALGARAALIGRPVLWGLAHGGADGARAVLDLLREELLDTMVLAGRPTLADLDRGALAPRPQGPRTYR; translated from the coding sequence ATGGTTCCGCTCACCCTGGCGGAGCACGGCGCACTGGCCAAGGCCCGACTGCCCGCTGTGATCTGGGACTTCTTCGACGGCGCGGCCGGATCCGAGTGGACCGCCCGGGCCAACCGGGACGCCTGGCAGCAGCACCTGCTGCGCCCGCGCGTCCTGGTGGACGTCTCGGCCCCCGACTGCCGCACCGAGCTGTTCGGTGACCGGCTGGCCGCCCCGTACGGCGTCGCCCCGATGGCCTACCACGGGCTCGCCCACCCCGACGCCGAGTGCGCCACCGCCCGGGCCGCCGCCGCGGCCGGGGCGCTGCTGGTCGCCAGCATCTTCGCCGGGCGCACCCTGGAGGCGATCGCCGAGGCGGCGCCCGACGGGACGCGCTGGCTCCAGCTGTACTGGCTGCGCGACCGCGAGGCGCTGGCCGCACTGGTCCGGCGGGCCGAGGCGGCCGGCTACCGGGCGCTGGTGCTCACCGTCGACGCGCCCAAGGTCGGCCGCCGGCTGCGTGACCTGCGCAACGCCTTCGCGCTGCCGCCCGGCATGACCGCCGCCAACCTGGCGGCCCGGCTCACCAGCAGCGCCGGACGGGCCGAAGCGGGCCGCTCCGGCATCGAGGAGCACTCCCGGCAGCAGTTCGACCCGACGGTCACCTGGGCCGACCTGGCCTGGCTGCGGCGGCGCACCACGCTGCCGCTGCTGCTCAAGGGCGTGCTCACCGCCGAGGACGCCCGGCTCGCCGTCGAGCACGGCGTGGACGGCCTGGTGGTCTCCAACCACGGCGGCCGTCAGCTCGACGGCACCCCGCCCGCGCCGGACGCCCTGGCCGAGGTGGTCGCCGCCGTCCCGGCCGACCTCCCGGTGCTGGTCGACGGCGGCCTGCGGCACGGCGCCGACCTCGCCAAGGCGCTGGCCCTCGGCGCCCGCGCCGCCCTGATCGGGCGGCCCGTGCTGTGGGGCCTGGCGCACGGCGGCGCGGACGGCGCCCGGGCGGTGCTCGACCTGCTGCGCGAGGAACTGCTCGACACCATGGTGCTGGCCGGCCGGCCCACCCTCGCGGACCTCGACCGCGGCGCCCTCGCGCCCCGGCCGCAGGGCCCGCGGACGTACCGCTGA
- a CDS encoding class I adenylate-forming enzyme family protein — protein sequence MTLTPTPVRGGTVAADWVDEQLLAGPDGEPCLRFGAPVNRGTLRALVTERQRQLAAAGLGEHGTAALRMPPSAEFVAVLLAVWRSGARAVLLDHRLTAVEVDRAVDRLHPRVLVELADDRPRFTPLPDADEAPAEHALVQLSSGSTGPSKVIARTAADLLRELDCYARLPEFPTRGERTVLLSSTVHVLGLVGGLLHALHAGVELVVPQRATPTGILAAIAEGGAPTTVIGVPFHAELLAAVAAPPELPQLRRMVVAGELVRPQLPAAFRARYGVPLGTMYGMTETGVIATDLSGRHHPAVAPVHGMRLSLAGGELHIAREHSPYLGPTDPTRWSDGLLHTRDAALIEDGTGLVTVLGRRDSQISIGGLKVDLNEVEQALTGLPGVVEAVVLFADGAIEAYAATAEGVTSAPSERGGPAEQLRELLGKELAGYKLPRRLHLMPRLPRTATGKLLRDVAALRRQADAAR from the coding sequence TTGACGCTTACCCCAACCCCGGTGCGCGGCGGCACGGTTGCCGCGGACTGGGTGGACGAGCAGTTACTCGCCGGACCGGACGGCGAACCGTGCCTGCGCTTCGGCGCTCCGGTGAACAGGGGCACCCTGCGGGCCCTGGTGACCGAACGGCAGCGGCAGTTGGCCGCCGCCGGGCTCGGCGAACACGGGACGGCGGCACTGCGGATGCCGCCGTCGGCGGAGTTCGTCGCGGTCCTGCTGGCCGTCTGGCGCTCCGGCGCCCGGGCGGTCCTGCTGGACCACCGGCTGACCGCCGTCGAGGTGGACCGCGCGGTGGACCGGCTGCACCCCCGGGTGCTGGTCGAACTCGCCGACGACCGGCCGCGGTTCACGCCGCTGCCGGACGCCGACGAGGCTCCGGCCGAGCACGCCCTGGTGCAGCTCAGCTCGGGCTCGACCGGCCCGTCCAAGGTGATCGCCCGGACGGCCGCCGACCTGCTGCGCGAACTCGACTGCTACGCGCGGCTGCCGGAGTTCCCGACCCGCGGCGAGCGCACCGTGCTGCTGTCCTCGACGGTGCACGTGCTCGGCCTGGTCGGCGGGCTGCTGCACGCCCTGCACGCGGGCGTGGAGCTGGTGGTGCCGCAGCGGGCGACCCCGACCGGCATCCTGGCCGCGATCGCCGAGGGCGGTGCCCCGACCACCGTGATCGGGGTGCCGTTCCACGCCGAACTGCTGGCCGCGGTCGCCGCGCCGCCCGAACTGCCGCAGCTGCGGCGGATGGTGGTGGCAGGCGAACTCGTCCGCCCGCAGCTGCCCGCCGCGTTCCGCGCCCGCTACGGGGTGCCGCTGGGCACCATGTACGGGATGACCGAGACCGGCGTGATCGCCACCGACCTGAGCGGCCGCCACCATCCCGCGGTGGCGCCCGTCCACGGGATGCGGCTGTCCCTGGCCGGCGGCGAACTGCACATCGCCCGGGAACACTCCCCGTACCTGGGGCCGACCGACCCTACCCGCTGGTCGGACGGCCTGCTGCACACCCGCGACGCCGCGCTGATCGAGGACGGCACCGGCCTGGTGACCGTGCTCGGGCGGCGCGACTCACAGATTTCCATCGGCGGCCTCAAGGTCGACCTGAACGAGGTCGAGCAGGCCCTCACCGGGCTCCCCGGTGTGGTCGAGGCCGTGGTGCTGTTCGCCGACGGCGCGATCGAGGCGTACGCCGCGACCGCCGAGGGCGTCACCTCCGCGCCGTCCGAACGGGGCGGCCCCGCCGAGCAGTTGCGCGAACTGCTGGGCAAGGAGCTGGCGGGCTACAAGCTGCCCCGCCGGCTGCACCTGATGCCGCGGCTCCCCCGGACCGCCACCGGGAAGCTGCTGCGGGACGTCGCCGCCCTGCGCCGACAGGCCGACGCCGCCCGCTGA
- a CDS encoding acyl carrier protein — MQEQIRSFVLTTLAAMNYDVSDVTSETDLGPAGLDLESLALADLAVQVEEEFGIRFELDDMESTALMTIDEFSAEVAARIAKSAVGTAR; from the coding sequence ATGCAGGAACAGATCCGCTCGTTCGTCCTGACCACGCTGGCCGCGATGAACTACGACGTCTCGGACGTCACTTCGGAGACCGACCTCGGCCCGGCCGGCCTCGACCTGGAGTCGCTGGCGCTGGCCGACCTCGCGGTGCAGGTCGAGGAGGAGTTCGGCATCCGCTTCGAACTGGACGACATGGAGTCCACCGCCCTGATGACCATCGACGAGTTCAGCGCCGAGGTCGCCGCCCGGATCGCCAAGTCCGCGGTGGGCACCGCCCGATGA
- a CDS encoding acyl carrier protein, giving the protein MSTDARTRFDRAEALAMLARYGDRAPEQVDEHLGSLELTWLIAEAEQTYGVQVDLDDEHLDAIRTVDDAVAALGAQLAAVRGGAGVTAAQDGAGVAAP; this is encoded by the coding sequence ATGAGCACCGACGCCAGAACCCGCTTCGACCGGGCCGAGGCCCTGGCCATGCTCGCCCGCTACGGCGACCGCGCCCCCGAGCAGGTCGACGAGCACCTGGGCTCGCTGGAACTGACCTGGCTGATCGCCGAGGCCGAGCAGACCTACGGCGTGCAGGTCGACCTGGACGACGAGCACCTGGACGCCATCCGCACCGTGGACGACGCGGTGGCCGCGCTCGGCGCCCAGCTCGCCGCGGTCCGAGGCGGGGCGGGAGTCACCGCGGCCCAGGACGGTGCGGGAGTCGCCGCGCCATGA